A section of the Marinoscillum sp. 108 genome encodes:
- a CDS encoding carboxypeptidase-like regulatory domain-containing protein encodes MRNEILRFATCMLIGLVFLSLSSCDKDETPQAAELGSITGVVVDEGGQAVADVNVTVASLNEEDISLTTGADGAFLAENLPLKTHTITFSKTGWLTVSITVGVDKFDDSNVATADVTMVNASAKISGTVTDSKNNDAPIAGVSVSTGSETVTTGEDGTYAIENLVEDDYTITFSKDTYVTVVKEITSSDFVDGVATVDAKLGADELLRGFTSEDLLNADKWYYNEYRGGRNADAYPHWDWACDYMSTLDFQGAWQEQNEGTTLQIRNGEEDQDNPADLDVFDSFVYGSKLMTEDNKILSIRLRTHDADETAPAHYGVQVVDLSAAQPAAVKVGGNKTYGSGDYADIDFDLSDYVGKEVIIAIGIYREATGDYWKQLVLRAIRFSNQKVEGTNWLPGTEVIEGWKLTQETVRSTMPHTKSSFTGISPVSGNRDNYVDAYRAWRDVDHIGAEWSFVPLKKDPEVFASEGYIIKTRNTAEVSTTVPEAYMYAKFSIASGSNQMTLNTRNFGDNPTYFKLTAIQDNGTVTHIAPTSNTAQEASAAADGCWTFKHGDGGADNPEGYASFVYDLSQFDGEDVTLAFGVYNGVADSGENKLVFYSIELN; translated from the coding sequence ATGAGAAATGAAATTTTACGCTTTGCTACATGTATGCTGATCGGGCTGGTGTTTCTATCATTAAGCTCCTGCGATAAAGATGAAACTCCTCAAGCCGCAGAATTGGGGTCAATAACTGGCGTGGTTGTCGATGAGGGCGGGCAGGCCGTTGCAGATGTCAATGTGACGGTTGCGAGTCTGAATGAAGAGGATATTTCCTTAACCACCGGGGCTGACGGAGCATTTCTTGCTGAGAACCTTCCATTGAAAACGCACACGATAACTTTTTCCAAAACAGGATGGCTTACTGTAAGCATCACTGTGGGAGTAGATAAGTTTGACGACAGTAACGTGGCTACAGCAGATGTGACTATGGTAAATGCTTCTGCAAAGATTAGCGGTACAGTTACTGATTCTAAAAATAATGATGCCCCAATAGCAGGTGTAAGTGTAAGCACCGGATCGGAGACCGTCACTACAGGAGAGGATGGTACCTATGCCATCGAGAACCTGGTGGAAGATGACTATACCATTACCTTTTCGAAAGATACCTATGTGACAGTAGTGAAGGAAATAACTTCATCAGACTTTGTGGATGGTGTGGCTACTGTGGATGCCAAACTGGGAGCAGACGAACTCCTGAGGGGTTTTACGTCAGAGGATCTGCTAAATGCAGATAAGTGGTACTACAATGAATACCGCGGTGGTCGCAACGCAGATGCCTATCCACATTGGGACTGGGCATGTGATTACATGTCCACACTGGACTTTCAGGGAGCATGGCAGGAGCAAAACGAGGGTACTACCTTGCAGATCCGCAATGGCGAGGAGGATCAGGACAATCCAGCAGATCTTGATGTTTTCGATTCGTTTGTCTATGGTAGCAAGCTGATGACAGAGGATAACAAAATACTCTCCATCAGATTGCGCACCCACGATGCGGATGAAACAGCTCCGGCTCACTATGGTGTGCAGGTAGTTGATCTTTCCGCGGCTCAGCCGGCTGCAGTAAAAGTGGGCGGCAATAAGACTTATGGTTCTGGAGATTATGCAGATATTGATTTCGATTTGAGTGATTATGTGGGCAAAGAGGTAATTATAGCTATTGGTATCTATCGTGAAGCTACCGGTGACTACTGGAAACAACTCGTACTTCGAGCCATCAGGTTCTCTAATCAAAAAGTAGAAGGAACAAACTGGCTACCGGGTACAGAGGTAATCGAAGGATGGAAGCTCACTCAGGAAACAGTACGTTCAACCATGCCTCACACCAAGTCATCATTTACAGGTATTAGCCCTGTGAGCGGAAACAGAGATAACTATGTAGACGCATACCGCGCATGGAGAGATGTTGACCATATAGGTGCCGAATGGTCTTTTGTACCACTCAAGAAAGATCCTGAAGTATTTGCTTCTGAAGGGTACATCATCAAAACCCGAAATACAGCTGAGGTGAGTACTACAGTACCCGAGGCCTATATGTATGCCAAATTTTCTATTGCTTCCGGCAGCAATCAAATGACGCTGAATACGCGTAATTTTGGTGATAACCCCACGTATTTCAAGCTTACCGCCATTCAGGACAATGGTACCGTCACTCACATAGCGCCCACGTCTAATACAGCCCAGGAAGCCAGTGCAGCCGCAGACGGTTGTTGGACTTTCAAACATGGAGATGGAGGTGCTGATAATCCTGAAGGCTACGCTTCGTTCGTTTACGATTTGTCGCAGTTCGATGGTGAGGATGTTACACTTGCGTTTGGGGTCTATAATGGAGTTGCAGACTCAGGTGAGAACAAGCTTGTTTTCTACAGCATTGAATTGAACTAA
- a CDS encoding glycoside hydrolase family 76 protein — protein MLTFNKIISICCFVLLITMVACGDSGSNPGPDSKEELSLSERNLLRAMELTDSAISAHFSGAGMAMARYYNPYTDLRSDEIGSIWMYTSAIEAVNAILHSLERQKGGGNSKLYDEHFNRYTEVLSSLYENAKFYQGTFELVSYTQTKEWTIYGVNRGAGKGAASVAGIMNVYDDQMWFIRELVESYKLTGNDAYLQEAEYLTEYVLDGWDCTIDDNGEELGGITWGPGYVTKHSCSNGPMISPLVWLHEIYQGKSDQITHRYIDAQDKETRRTVQVTKSDYYLDFAKKIYAWQEERLLRSDGVYDDLMGGCSPGGPETETVNGKTYRKGIRCRDMAGPAITYNSGSMLSGAADLFRVTGDDQYRKDASNLSDASFEYFANPEQTKEGYYTWDISGFNNWFNGVLMRAYVDAYPEHKPVADYIDSFQKNLDYGYENFLYEGFLPTNLLVGWSQTNNNNRTEGMFNFAFAAEYAVLARYELEK, from the coding sequence ATGCTAACATTTAATAAGATAATATCTATCTGTTGTTTTGTTTTACTCATCACCATGGTCGCATGTGGTGATTCGGGATCTAATCCAGGTCCTGATTCAAAGGAGGAGTTGAGCTTATCTGAGCGAAACCTCCTACGCGCCATGGAGCTCACTGACAGTGCCATCTCTGCCCACTTTTCGGGGGCAGGGATGGCAATGGCCAGGTATTATAATCCTTATACCGACCTGCGTTCAGATGAAATCGGAAGTATATGGATGTATACCAGCGCCATTGAAGCAGTGAACGCAATTCTGCACAGCCTTGAGCGCCAAAAGGGAGGGGGTAATTCGAAACTGTATGACGAACACTTCAACAGGTATACCGAGGTGTTATCCAGCCTGTATGAAAATGCGAAATTTTATCAGGGCACTTTCGAGCTTGTCTCTTATACTCAGACCAAAGAGTGGACCATATATGGGGTGAACCGTGGGGCAGGTAAAGGAGCTGCGAGTGTGGCTGGTATCATGAATGTGTATGATGATCAGATGTGGTTTATTCGGGAGTTGGTGGAAAGTTATAAACTGACCGGCAACGATGCGTACCTCCAGGAGGCTGAGTATTTGACAGAATATGTATTGGATGGATGGGATTGCACCATAGATGACAATGGGGAAGAACTGGGCGGCATTACCTGGGGCCCCGGGTATGTGACCAAGCATTCTTGCAGTAACGGCCCCATGATTAGTCCATTGGTGTGGCTGCATGAGATATACCAAGGCAAATCGGATCAGATTACGCATCGCTACATTGATGCGCAGGATAAAGAGACCAGAAGAACGGTACAGGTGACTAAGAGTGATTACTACCTGGACTTTGCAAAAAAAATCTATGCATGGCAGGAAGAGCGCTTGTTGCGATCTGATGGGGTATATGATGACCTGATGGGCGGTTGCTCCCCTGGAGGACCGGAAACAGAAACCGTCAATGGAAAGACTTACCGCAAGGGTATCAGGTGTAGAGATATGGCCGGTCCTGCCATTACTTATAACAGTGGTAGCATGCTCTCAGGAGCAGCTGATCTGTTCAGAGTCACAGGGGATGACCAGTACCGCAAGGATGCGAGTAATTTGTCTGACGCCAGCTTTGAATATTTTGCCAATCCGGAGCAAACCAAAGAGGGGTATTATACCTGGGATATCAGTGGATTCAACAACTGGTTCAATGGTGTACTCATGAGGGCATATGTAGATGCTTACCCGGAACACAAGCCCGTAGCTGACTACATTGATTCCTTTCAGAAGAACCTTGATTACGGTTATGAAAACTTCTTGTACGAGGGGTTTTTACCTACCAATTTGCTGGTAGGCTGGAGCCAGACCAATAACAACAACAGGACAGAAGGCATGTTCAATTTCGCGTTTGCAGCAGAGTATGCCGTATTGGCGAGATACGAACTTGAAAAATGA
- a CDS encoding TonB-dependent receptor, translating to MPNKYKQLSVRLLKYSVRGMLVQCLFLASALVAEASTEENVNYTVAADLQQELTVTGKVTSEDGEGLPGVTIKIKSTGQGTTTNIDGTYRVKVPDEGAVLVFSFIGYKQQEITVGASSVIDVALEPDIQQLNEVIVVGYGTQEKVTITGSVASIKGEEMLQTRNENPQNMLTGRVAGVRVWQRSAEPGTFNNNFDIRGFEGSPLVVIDGVPRTMADFQRLNPNDIEDISVLKDASAAIYGVRAASGVVLVSTKKGSAGKTKISYNGSYTLQKPSRMPMLADPYETMTLYNEKSMNNISGGTIIYDEDDFEAFRTGRRRAADWNSLLLSDYSPQTQHNISITGGSDQTQYFIGGGYLFQEGFFKSGDLNYEKFNLRSNITTELTEGLKFNINLAGVLDQRNSPYSSSVDIIRNYWRQGVLFPAYADPENTLLNYQGLDLEQNTVAMMTSDISGYRQYNQRNFQSSASLEYDMETLASALKGLSAKAMISYDYRFDDNNSYRREYYQFMYDEATDSYASKLYNLSSPNQIRREMFNRQQVLGQFLLNYNRTFDSKHDVKALLGWESQRKKGDNFFARNDLAFAMDHLVGGTTDNMVSGMLGDPDNLYVIANAAALGRLNYSFADRYIAEFQFRYDGSSKFVEDNQWGFFPSGSIGWRISEEPFFNSVSALSFIDQLKFRASYGMTANDGSLNYEWYPGYIYPSTSGNAENGYYNQYAPGYVFGGEFVNGVDLIVANSHISWWKAKTFNVGVDFEGWNGLFGFSADYFDRRREGLFERRSGDVPTAVGTGAPLENVNSDRQFGIDLQLSHFNRIGQFSYKVKAISTITRRKWLTAVQNGPYANSYDQWRNDNLTDRYQGVQFGYEEAGRYEDWEDIWSYPIYKDRDILPGDYKYEDWNGDGEINSLDEHPFAFDQTPWMNFSLSFDGSYKNFDLSFLFQGTAMGSMQYQEPLYGIWGTNGGGTLTQYLDRWHPVDPSADPYDPETDWVSGYYGYTGNYPFGNSDFNRVSTAYLRLKSIEAGYTLKPKQSSSMNVRVFANTYNLFTITGVRFVDPEHPDSDLGRLYPLSKTYTLGISASF from the coding sequence ATGCCAAATAAATACAAGCAATTGTCTGTAAGACTGTTAAAGTATTCCGTACGTGGGATGCTTGTTCAGTGCCTGTTTTTAGCTTCCGCTCTCGTGGCGGAGGCAAGCACTGAGGAGAATGTGAATTATACTGTTGCGGCTGATTTGCAACAGGAGTTGACAGTCACCGGAAAAGTGACTTCAGAGGATGGAGAAGGCTTGCCGGGTGTGACCATCAAAATTAAGAGTACCGGTCAGGGAACTACCACCAATATCGATGGGACGTACAGGGTCAAGGTGCCGGATGAAGGTGCTGTTTTGGTCTTCTCATTTATCGGTTATAAGCAGCAGGAAATTACCGTAGGAGCCAGCTCGGTCATTGACGTGGCTTTGGAGCCGGACATTCAGCAGCTGAATGAAGTGATAGTGGTTGGGTATGGTACCCAGGAGAAAGTTACAATCACAGGATCTGTGGCCAGTATCAAAGGTGAAGAAATGCTTCAAACCAGAAACGAAAATCCACAAAATATGCTAACCGGCCGGGTGGCGGGTGTTCGGGTATGGCAAAGAAGCGCAGAGCCGGGAACGTTCAATAACAATTTTGATATACGTGGTTTTGAGGGAAGTCCCTTGGTGGTGATAGATGGAGTGCCTCGTACCATGGCAGATTTTCAGCGGTTGAATCCCAATGACATAGAGGATATTTCTGTACTCAAAGATGCTTCAGCAGCCATTTATGGTGTTCGTGCTGCTAGTGGAGTAGTGTTGGTCTCCACTAAAAAAGGATCCGCAGGTAAAACCAAAATTTCCTATAATGGATCATATACCCTACAGAAGCCATCGCGTATGCCGATGCTCGCAGATCCATACGAAACCATGACCCTCTACAACGAGAAATCGATGAATAATATCAGTGGGGGCACGATCATCTATGATGAAGATGATTTCGAAGCATTTCGTACGGGCAGGCGCAGAGCCGCAGATTGGAACTCATTGTTGCTATCGGACTACTCTCCTCAGACGCAGCACAACATCAGCATTACCGGAGGATCCGACCAAACCCAATACTTCATTGGTGGTGGATACTTGTTTCAGGAGGGATTCTTCAAATCCGGGGATTTGAACTATGAGAAATTCAACCTTAGATCCAATATTACCACAGAGCTCACGGAAGGGTTGAAGTTTAATATCAACCTGGCAGGGGTGCTGGATCAGCGCAATTCTCCTTATTCCAGTTCGGTAGATATCATCAGAAATTATTGGAGACAAGGGGTTTTGTTTCCTGCTTATGCAGATCCGGAAAACACATTGCTGAATTATCAGGGGCTGGATCTGGAGCAAAACACCGTGGCCATGATGACTTCCGATATTTCCGGATACCGTCAATACAATCAGAGAAACTTTCAATCCTCGGCATCTCTGGAATACGATATGGAAACACTCGCCAGCGCATTGAAGGGGCTATCTGCCAAGGCGATGATTAGTTATGACTATCGGTTTGATGATAACAATTCCTATCGCAGAGAATACTATCAGTTCATGTATGATGAAGCGACCGACTCGTACGCTTCTAAGCTTTATAACCTGAGCTCTCCAAATCAGATCAGGCGCGAAATGTTTAACAGGCAGCAGGTTTTGGGGCAGTTTTTACTGAACTATAACCGAACATTTGATTCCAAACATGATGTGAAAGCCCTACTCGGCTGGGAGAGTCAAAGAAAAAAGGGGGATAACTTCTTCGCCCGAAATGATCTTGCTTTTGCCATGGATCACCTGGTGGGAGGCACCACCGATAACATGGTGAGCGGCATGCTCGGAGACCCGGATAATTTATATGTCATTGCCAACGCAGCTGCTTTAGGAAGGCTGAACTACTCGTTTGCAGATCGATACATCGCTGAGTTTCAGTTTCGCTATGATGGTTCCTCCAAGTTTGTGGAGGATAACCAATGGGGTTTCTTCCCTTCGGGATCAATCGGCTGGCGTATTTCTGAAGAGCCGTTTTTTAATTCCGTTTCAGCTTTGTCCTTTATTGACCAGCTCAAATTCAGGGCCAGTTATGGTATGACAGCCAATGATGGTTCGCTGAACTATGAGTGGTACCCGGGATATATTTATCCATCTACCAGTGGCAATGCAGAGAATGGATATTACAATCAGTATGCGCCCGGCTATGTGTTTGGTGGCGAATTTGTCAATGGAGTAGACCTGATTGTCGCCAATAGTCACATCTCCTGGTGGAAAGCCAAAACATTTAATGTTGGGGTGGATTTTGAGGGTTGGAATGGTTTGTTTGGCTTCTCAGCCGACTACTTCGACCGCCGCAGAGAGGGGCTTTTTGAGCGTCGTTCAGGGGATGTACCCACCGCAGTAGGTACCGGAGCTCCCCTGGAAAATGTGAACAGCGATCGTCAGTTTGGTATCGACCTTCAGCTCTCACATTTCAATAGAATCGGTCAGTTTTCATATAAAGTGAAAGCGATTAGTACCATTACCCGAAGGAAATGGCTTACGGCTGTTCAAAATGGACCTTATGCTAACTCCTATGATCAATGGCGGAATGACAACCTAACCGACAGGTACCAGGGGGTACAATTTGGCTACGAAGAGGCAGGGCGTTATGAAGATTGGGAGGATATTTGGTCATACCCCATCTATAAGGATCGAGACATATTGCCGGGAGATTATAAGTATGAAGACTGGAATGGCGATGGCGAAATCAACAGTTTGGACGAACATCCTTTTGCTTTTGACCAAACTCCGTGGATGAACTTCAGCTTATCCTTTGATGGCTCCTACAAAAATTTTGACCTGAGCTTCCTCTTTCAGGGTACTGCTATGGGGTCTATGCAATATCAGGAACCACTGTACGGTATCTGGGGAACAAATGGAGGTGGTACTTTGACCCAATACCTGGACCGCTGGCATCCGGTAGATCCGTCAGCAGATCCCTACGATCCTGAGACCGATTGGGTAAGCGGATACTATGGGTATACCGGCAACTATCCCTTTGGAAATTCCGATTTCAACCGTGTCAGTACGGCTTACCTGAGGCTCAAAAGTATAGAGGCGGGCTACACGCTCAAGCCGAAGCAGTCATCTTCTATGAATGTGCGTGTATTTGCCAACACCTATAATCTATTCACGATCACAGGGGTCAGATTTGTTGATCCGGAACATCCTGATAGCGACCTGGGCCGATTGTATCCGCTCAGTAAAACATACACGTTGGGAATTTCAGCCTCATTTTAA
- a CDS encoding RagB/SusD family nutrient uptake outer membrane protein, protein MKRIYILFLISLLTISACADLDIPPPNVVGDETLLTSESGMKVYLARMYSRMPFEDFKYMPQWGFEYNGWLNALGIAGTGEALNRDGICAAFTGERTPYWGQAFTLLRDANYLIETLPEYQSSFPSVTYNHYLGEAYFARAMVFAAMARRFGGVPLVTKLIEYPADAAEADIPRATEEETWDQVLADFDQAIDLLQPTSQERGYANKYVALSFKSEAMLYAGSVAKYNETVPGRLTGFGLKTGVRVIGFDEGSWQTASIRYFREAYAAAQEVINSGAYSLYMNKWVEGDPEAQYQNMVDMFSDLSSSENIYVKEYVYPTVTHGYDAYSAPFIFKAPLASGVCPTADFVELFDGFDRYPNGTLKVTTGNSNTEGDYLMYDSPMDFFSNAEPRLRAYVIFPGDVFKGKEIEIRAGVYTGSEPVEPLFNDYSFAAAETRYQQLSEYTQSPKSLFLSSREGNGQETVNYNGAEMTAAGANGPFYDNGEGCLTGLYGRKWLNDDPSFDAGEGRSDQHFILMRYAEVLLNAAEAAVELSLTGEVAPDGSDLMLTATSAVNQIRRRAGATLLAGNITPDITGRNIVRRERRKELALEHKTKWDVRRWRVQHYEGRDGFWGETRDADQFSNNSRYRFRGLYPFFSTESGQYFFDARFQWVSLKTFEYNVVDYYFAIPGNEVAKSSMIDQQPNR, encoded by the coding sequence ATGAAAAGGATATATATATTATTTCTGATAAGCTTACTCACCATCTCTGCTTGTGCAGACCTGGACATACCACCGCCAAACGTGGTGGGTGATGAAACGCTCTTGACCAGCGAATCCGGAATGAAGGTTTATCTGGCGCGCATGTATAGCCGAATGCCTTTTGAGGACTTCAAATACATGCCCCAGTGGGGCTTTGAGTACAACGGATGGCTTAATGCCCTGGGAATAGCCGGCACCGGCGAAGCATTGAATCGAGATGGGATTTGTGCGGCCTTTACCGGTGAACGTACACCCTACTGGGGTCAGGCATTTACATTGCTGAGAGATGCGAATTACCTGATTGAAACTTTGCCGGAGTATCAGAGCTCATTTCCAAGTGTTACTTACAATCACTATTTGGGAGAGGCATATTTTGCCAGAGCGATGGTGTTTGCTGCTATGGCTAGACGCTTCGGGGGTGTTCCGCTGGTAACAAAGCTGATCGAATATCCTGCAGATGCTGCAGAAGCGGATATACCACGGGCCACAGAAGAAGAGACATGGGATCAGGTGTTGGCGGACTTTGACCAGGCCATTGACCTGCTGCAGCCCACCAGCCAGGAGCGTGGCTATGCCAACAAGTACGTGGCTTTGTCATTCAAGTCTGAGGCTATGTTGTATGCGGGGAGTGTAGCCAAATACAATGAGACCGTTCCCGGACGTCTGACAGGTTTTGGATTGAAAACAGGCGTGCGAGTGATTGGCTTTGACGAGGGCTCATGGCAGACAGCATCCATCAGATACTTTAGAGAAGCCTATGCGGCTGCACAGGAGGTGATCAACAGTGGGGCATATTCACTCTATATGAACAAATGGGTAGAAGGTGATCCTGAAGCTCAATATCAGAATATGGTCGATATGTTTAGTGACCTCTCGAGCTCCGAAAATATCTATGTAAAGGAATATGTCTACCCGACAGTAACTCATGGATACGATGCTTATAGTGCTCCATTTATCTTTAAGGCACCACTGGCATCAGGGGTTTGTCCTACCGCTGATTTTGTGGAATTGTTTGATGGTTTTGATCGGTATCCGAATGGTACCCTCAAGGTAACCACAGGCAATTCCAACACGGAAGGGGACTACCTGATGTATGATTCACCAATGGATTTTTTCAGCAATGCTGAGCCACGTCTGCGCGCCTATGTGATCTTCCCGGGGGATGTATTCAAGGGTAAGGAAATAGAAATCAGAGCTGGAGTATATACGGGATCAGAGCCTGTAGAGCCCCTTTTCAACGACTACTCATTTGCGGCAGCCGAGACTCGCTACCAGCAGCTGAGTGAGTACACCCAGTCACCAAAGTCGTTGTTTCTTAGCTCCAGAGAAGGAAATGGCCAGGAAACCGTGAATTATAATGGAGCTGAAATGACCGCCGCAGGCGCCAACGGGCCATTCTATGACAATGGTGAAGGGTGTCTTACAGGGCTTTACGGACGTAAATGGCTGAATGATGACCCTTCGTTTGATGCGGGCGAGGGCAGGTCAGATCAGCACTTTATCCTTATGCGATATGCAGAGGTATTGCTCAATGCCGCCGAAGCGGCTGTAGAACTGTCTCTTACCGGAGAGGTCGCACCTGATGGGTCAGATCTGATGCTTACAGCTACTTCTGCTGTGAACCAAATCCGAAGACGGGCAGGAGCCACTTTGCTGGCAGGCAATATTACTCCGGACATTACAGGTCGTAACATCGTGCGCAGGGAGCGACGAAAAGAGCTGGCCCTGGAGCACAAGACCAAATGGGATGTGCGCAGATGGCGGGTACAGCACTACGAAGGCAGAGATGGATTTTGGGGCGAAACCCGAGATGCGGATCAATTCAGTAATAACTCTCGCTATCGCTTCCGGGGGCTTTATCCCTTCTTTTCTACAGAGAGCGGTCAGTACTTTTTTGATGCGAGGTTTCAGTGGGTAAGTCTGAAAACCTTCGAGTACAATGTGGTGGACTACTATTTCGCCATTCCTGGCAATGAAGTGGCCAAAAGCTCGATGATTGACCAACAACCAAACAGATAA
- a CDS encoding DUF3823 domain-containing protein, with protein sequence MSLNKNIQKMIRIPNYAAMLLLISLSACSLFELDNYDAPAETLKGEVVDVATGEPVLTDQGSEGIRVRLTELSWGDNVAPNPDFFCMPDGTFQNTRLFKGTYNIQVDGPFIPLLREDDRGVPLANETQTMEIEGVTKARFEVQPFLKVEWVGSPTVVNGKVRAQVKVTRGVSEEDFQSKIEPMGGYSDSFFNVTDVQLFVSYSSSVGYRARDTRWSNAIEYSGASFDGLVGETITIESTGTIPSGRAVFVRAAARINYDTPRGSGIRRWNYNEATQVLIP encoded by the coding sequence ATGAGCTTAAATAAGAATATTCAGAAAATGATAAGAATCCCGAATTATGCTGCTATGCTTTTGCTGATTTCACTCAGTGCCTGCAGCTTGTTTGAGTTGGATAACTATGACGCACCCGCCGAAACCCTAAAGGGTGAGGTGGTAGATGTAGCCACTGGAGAGCCAGTGCTCACCGATCAGGGTAGCGAGGGAATCAGGGTACGTCTGACTGAGCTCAGCTGGGGAGATAATGTAGCTCCAAACCCGGACTTCTTCTGTATGCCCGACGGCACTTTTCAGAATACAAGGCTCTTCAAAGGTACCTACAACATTCAGGTGGATGGCCCATTCATTCCCTTGCTAAGGGAAGATGATCGAGGTGTTCCTCTTGCCAACGAAACCCAGACAATGGAAATTGAAGGGGTAACGAAAGCAAGGTTTGAGGTGCAGCCTTTCCTCAAAGTGGAGTGGGTAGGTTCACCTACAGTGGTCAACGGCAAGGTAAGGGCGCAGGTCAAGGTGACCAGAGGTGTTTCCGAGGAGGATTTCCAATCCAAAATTGAACCTATGGGTGGTTACAGTGATAGTTTCTTCAATGTGACTGATGTTCAGCTTTTTGTGAGCTATTCATCTTCTGTTGGCTACCGAGCCAGGGACACTCGCTGGTCCAATGCGATCGAATACTCCGGGGCTTCATTTGACGGTCTGGTAGGAGAGACTATAACCATCGAGTCCACAGGCACCATACCTTCCGGCAGGGCGGTGTTTGTACGGGCAGCAGCTCGTATCAACTACGATACACCCAGAGGAAGTGGAATCCGAAGATGGAACTACAATGAGGCCACACAGGTCTTGATTCCTTAG